A window from Aeromonas rivipollensis encodes these proteins:
- a CDS encoding sucrose-specific PTS transporter subunit IIBC, with amino-acid sequence MNISAIAKDLVPLLGGRENIVSAAHCATRLRLVLADDSKVNKAAIDKLEGVKGCFSNAGQIQVIFGTGLVNKVYAEFVALTATGTASKAELTDLATAKLNVAQRLARTLSNIFVPIIPAIVASGLLMGLLGMVRTYGWVNADSALFVMLDMFSSAAFIILPILIGFTAAREFGGNPYLGATLGGILTHPALTNAWGVAGGFKTMDFFGLDVAMIGYQGTVFPVLLAVWFMSHLEKQLRKRIPDALDLILTPFLTVIITGFVALLFIGPAGRVLGDGISFGLSALYEQAGWLAGLVFGGTYSLIVITGIHHSFHAIEAGLLTNPAIGVNFLLPIWAMANVAQGGACLAVYFKTRDLKIKAITVPAAMSCLLGITEAAIFGVNLRYIKPFLAGLFGGACGGAYVVAAKVGMTAVGLTGIPGMAIVQPMSLIHYVIGLVIAFGAAFAASYLLKYKVE; translated from the coding sequence ATGAATATCAGTGCGATAGCCAAGGATCTGGTGCCCCTGCTCGGGGGCAGGGAGAACATCGTCAGCGCCGCTCACTGCGCCACCCGGCTGCGGCTGGTGCTGGCAGACGACAGCAAGGTCAACAAGGCTGCCATCGACAAGCTGGAGGGGGTCAAGGGGTGCTTCAGCAACGCCGGCCAGATCCAGGTGATCTTCGGTACCGGTCTGGTCAACAAGGTCTATGCGGAGTTCGTGGCGCTGACCGCTACCGGCACCGCCAGCAAGGCGGAGCTGACCGACCTGGCGACGGCCAAGCTCAATGTGGCCCAGCGCCTGGCACGGACCCTTTCCAACATCTTCGTGCCCATCATCCCGGCCATCGTCGCGTCCGGTCTGCTGATGGGGCTGCTCGGCATGGTGCGCACCTACGGCTGGGTCAATGCCGACAGCGCCCTCTTCGTCATGCTGGACATGTTCAGCTCGGCAGCCTTCATCATACTGCCCATCCTGATCGGCTTTACGGCGGCGCGGGAATTTGGCGGCAACCCCTATCTGGGGGCGACCCTCGGCGGCATCCTCACCCACCCGGCGCTGACCAACGCCTGGGGCGTGGCGGGGGGCTTCAAGACCATGGACTTCTTCGGGCTGGATGTGGCCATGATCGGCTACCAGGGCACCGTCTTCCCGGTGCTGCTGGCGGTCTGGTTCATGTCCCACCTGGAGAAGCAGCTGCGCAAGCGCATCCCGGACGCCCTGGATCTCATCCTCACCCCCTTCCTGACCGTCATCATCACCGGCTTCGTGGCGCTGCTCTTCATCGGTCCGGCGGGTCGGGTGCTGGGGGATGGCATCTCCTTCGGCCTGAGCGCCCTCTATGAGCAGGCGGGCTGGCTGGCAGGGCTGGTATTCGGCGGCACTTACTCGCTTATCGTCATCACCGGCATCCACCACAGCTTCCACGCCATAGAGGCGGGGCTGCTCACCAACCCGGCCATAGGCGTCAACTTCCTGCTGCCCATCTGGGCCATGGCCAACGTGGCCCAGGGCGGTGCCTGCCTCGCGGTCTACTTCAAGACCCGGGATCTGAAGATCAAGGCGATTACCGTGCCGGCGGCCATGTCCTGCCTGCTCGGCATCACCGAGGCGGCCATCTTTGGCGTCAACCTGCGCTACATCAAGCCCTTCCTGGCCGGTCTGTTCGGCGGTGCCTGCGGCGGCGCCTACGTGGTGGCGGCCAAGGTGGGGATGACGGCGGTGGGGCTGACGGGCATTCCGGGCATGGCCATCGTCCAGCCTATGAGCCTAATCCACTACGTCATCGGGCTGGTGATCGCCTTCGGTGCCGCCTTCGCCGCCTCCTACCTGCTCAAGTACAAGGTGGAGTGA
- a CDS encoding ABC transporter permease, with protein MRRPDALRFAAVALLRQRARALVLILAVSLSVTSVLLLTALGEGARRYVAEQFSALGKDLLVMFPGRKETTGGLPPVTGNSLREITLDDMHYLGQHQPQLRLVPLVMGFAEAKQGARVRQTMLLGSSNGLRHTHGLELLSGRWLPGDAGEDRPVALLGEVAARELFGQADPLGQWLRFDNRRFRVVGVFTSQSSNLGMDMAEAALIPVGSAMGLFNTEGLFRLLIQPLGGQAVPPLVQRLEQLMQARHGVLDITLVRRDAMLATFSTILATLTLAVAGIGAISLLVSGIMMMNLALISTRQRTGEIGLLKALGADSRQIRQLFLWEALLLSGGGAIMGTLLGYVLVALAALIWPSFPAAVPWLATLCTIPAALLTGLFFSWLPASRAARQDPVSSLRSGQWSGG; from the coding sequence ATGCGGCGCCCCGATGCCCTCCGCTTCGCCGCCGTGGCCCTGCTACGCCAGCGCGCGCGAGCGCTGGTGTTGATCCTGGCGGTGAGCCTGAGCGTCACCTCTGTGCTGCTGCTCACCGCGCTGGGGGAGGGGGCGAGGCGCTATGTAGCCGAGCAGTTCAGCGCCCTTGGCAAGGATCTGCTGGTGATGTTCCCGGGCCGCAAGGAGACCACAGGCGGGTTGCCGCCGGTCACCGGCAACAGCCTGCGGGAGATCACCCTGGATGACATGCACTACCTGGGCCAGCATCAACCCCAGCTCAGGCTGGTGCCGCTGGTGATGGGCTTTGCCGAGGCCAAGCAGGGTGCCCGGGTGCGCCAGACCATGCTGCTTGGCAGCAGCAACGGGCTGCGGCATACCCACGGACTTGAGCTGCTCTCCGGCCGCTGGTTGCCGGGGGACGCCGGGGAGGACAGGCCGGTGGCCCTGCTCGGGGAAGTGGCGGCCCGTGAGCTGTTCGGTCAGGCCGATCCCCTCGGCCAGTGGCTTCGCTTTGACAATCGCCGCTTTCGGGTGGTGGGTGTCTTCACCAGCCAGAGCAGCAATCTGGGGATGGACATGGCCGAGGCGGCGCTGATCCCGGTGGGCAGCGCCATGGGGCTGTTCAATACCGAGGGGCTGTTTCGCCTGCTGATCCAGCCGCTGGGAGGCCAGGCGGTGCCCCCGCTGGTGCAGCGGCTGGAGCAGCTGATGCAGGCGCGCCACGGGGTGCTCGATATCACCCTGGTGCGGCGCGACGCCATGCTGGCCACTTTCTCCACCATTCTGGCCACCCTCACCCTGGCGGTCGCCGGTATCGGCGCCATCAGCCTGCTGGTGTCCGGCATCATGATGATGAATCTGGCGCTCATCAGCACCCGCCAGCGAACCGGAGAGATAGGCCTGCTCAAGGCACTGGGGGCCGACAGCCGCCAGATCCGCCAGCTGTTTTTGTGGGAGGCGCTGTTGCTGAGCGGCGGTGGTGCCATCATGGGTACCCTGCTGGGCTATGTCCTGGTGGCCCTCGCCGCGCTGATCTGGCCCAGTTTCCCGGCGGCCGTGCCCTGGCTTGCGACCCTCTGCACCATCCCCGCGGCCCTGCTGACAGGGCTCTTCTTCAGCTGGCTGCCCGCTTCCCGGGCGGCGCGGCAGGATCCGGTCAGCAGCCTGCGCAGCGGGCAATGGAGCGGTGGCTGA
- a CDS encoding substrate-binding domain-containing protein, with the protein MEKKKRITIAQIAELAGVSKATASLVLNGKSAEYRIADDTRKRIQAVADECHYQPSFHARSLRETRSYTWGLVIPDLTNFGFASIARALEAHCREAGIQLLIACSEDDPTLEQRVVDNLISRQVDGLIVASSGHSDDIYARIHDRLPVVQLDRHIGESRLPMVISDACKATAELVQDMAIDCEEEIYYFGGLLDLSPSRHRLAGYELGLHRAGLEADAVRVRHRDYQPSSGYQLMAELVAELGAPPRGLFTASFTLLEGVLRYLNEAGLMEAGMRLCTFDDHDLLDCIPMRIDSVAQDCPALARAAFELMQQLIAGTPPAQTAQVIPPRVRWRSRR; encoded by the coding sequence GTGGAGAAGAAGAAACGGATCACTATTGCCCAGATAGCGGAACTGGCGGGGGTCTCCAAGGCGACCGCCAGTCTGGTGCTCAACGGCAAGAGTGCGGAGTACAGGATTGCCGACGATACCCGCAAGCGGATCCAGGCGGTGGCGGACGAGTGCCACTACCAGCCGAGCTTTCATGCCCGCTCCCTGCGGGAGACCCGCAGCTACACCTGGGGGCTGGTGATCCCCGATCTCACCAACTTCGGGTTTGCCAGCATAGCGCGCGCCCTCGAGGCCCACTGCCGGGAGGCGGGGATCCAGCTGCTCATTGCCTGCTCCGAGGATGACCCCACCCTGGAGCAGCGGGTGGTGGACAACCTCATCAGCCGCCAGGTGGATGGGCTGATTGTCGCCTCCAGCGGTCACAGCGACGACATCTACGCCCGCATTCACGACCGCCTGCCGGTGGTACAGCTCGACCGTCACATCGGCGAGTCGCGCCTGCCCATGGTCATTTCGGACGCCTGCAAGGCCACCGCCGAGCTGGTGCAGGACATGGCGATCGATTGCGAAGAGGAGATCTACTACTTCGGCGGCCTGCTGGATCTCTCCCCCAGTCGCCACCGGCTGGCGGGCTATGAGCTGGGGCTGCACCGCGCCGGCCTTGAGGCGGATGCCGTCCGGGTGCGCCATCGCGACTATCAGCCGAGCTCGGGTTATCAGCTGATGGCCGAGCTGGTGGCCGAGCTGGGAGCGCCGCCCCGCGGGCTCTTTACCGCCTCCTTTACCCTGCTGGAAGGGGTGCTGCGCTACCTCAACGAGGCGGGCCTGATGGAGGCGGGGATGCGGCTCTGTACCTTCGACGATCACGATCTGCTCGACTGCATTCCCATGCGCATCGACTCCGTGGCCCAGGATTGTCCGGCCCTGGCCCGGGCCGCCTTCGAGCTGATGCAGCAGTTGATTGCGGGCACGCCGCCTGCGCAGACCGCCCAGGTGATCCCCCCCAGGGTGCGCTGGCGCAGTCGCCGTTAG
- a CDS encoding MgtC/SapB family protein encodes MRMWQQFDLLALLDTLASLLLAFVLGSLVGLERQYRQRTAGLRTNVLVAVGAALFVNLAQRIYDLHGGSYGVVHVVAYIVSGIGFLGAGVIMRESGNIRGINTAATLWGVAAVGAASGAGFAMEAVLGALFVLAANTLLRPLVNQINRHPVDNTDTEVTYRVTALIRRTHQKEVLPWLEQKLEQANYPLSELDIEPFGEQDIEISAVLLATSIDGDELDALMKTLGEHPRIKQIFWRASTTD; translated from the coding sequence ATGAGAATGTGGCAACAATTTGATCTGCTTGCCCTGCTCGACACCCTGGCCAGCCTGCTGCTCGCCTTCGTGCTGGGCAGCCTGGTCGGCCTCGAGCGCCAGTACCGCCAGCGCACCGCCGGCCTTCGCACCAACGTGCTGGTCGCCGTGGGGGCGGCCCTGTTCGTCAACCTGGCCCAGCGCATCTATGACCTGCACGGCGGCAGCTATGGGGTGGTGCACGTGGTGGCCTATATCGTCTCCGGCATCGGCTTTCTCGGCGCCGGTGTCATCATGCGCGAATCGGGCAACATCCGCGGCATCAACACCGCCGCCACCCTCTGGGGCGTGGCGGCGGTGGGGGCGGCCAGCGGTGCCGGCTTCGCCATGGAGGCGGTGCTCGGCGCCCTCTTCGTGCTGGCGGCCAACACCCTGCTGCGCCCCCTGGTCAACCAGATCAACCGTCATCCGGTGGACAACACCGACACAGAGGTGACCTACCGCGTCACGGCGCTCATCCGCCGCACTCACCAGAAAGAGGTGCTCCCCTGGCTGGAGCAGAAGCTGGAGCAGGCCAACTACCCCCTGAGCGAGCTGGATATAGAGCCCTTCGGGGAGCAGGACATCGAGATCTCGGCGGTGCTGCTCGCCACCTCCATCGATGGCGACGAGCTGGACGCCCTGATGAAGACGCTGGGGGAGCATCCCCGCATCAAGCAGATCTTCTGGCGCGCCAGCACCACGGATTGA
- a CDS encoding sucrose-6-phosphate hydrolase: MKESHLLNQVVRSLLAGQLKAAADPHRPRWHLAAPVGLLNDPNGFIEHDGRYHLFYQWNPLGCSHRNKGWGHVTSTDLLHWQHEPVALLPTEAYESHGCYSGSAVSDEQGRLTLVYTGNVKYPDGSRTAYQCLARADGEGGFSKLGPVLDLPQGYSGHVRDPKVWHDGRQWLMVLGARTLDGKGEVLLYRGDGLDAWTLVGPIAGSGRGGLGDFGYMWECPDLFALGERHLLICCPQGIAPRGEDYRNLYQCGWLAGQFDGEHFAHGAFHELDRGFEFYAPQTTLDSQGRRLLFGWLGLPEENEMSQPTIPYGWIHQMSCPRELFWQDDWLCQRPVAEIEALKGELTRFEGAVGELPSLAIDSAWLDLALSGEGRLGFGALAELVWQPGRIVLRRQNWQSGEWEARSCPWLGGSITVLCDRSSLECFVDGGRQSLSTRYFPGENPGLSVSYDSEGSKICLDHWPLAACLVQ, encoded by the coding sequence ATGAAGGAAAGCCATCTCCTCAACCAGGTTGTCCGGTCCCTGCTGGCCGGACAGCTCAAGGCGGCGGCCGATCCCCATCGGCCCCGCTGGCACCTGGCAGCCCCGGTGGGGCTGCTCAACGACCCCAACGGCTTTATCGAACACGATGGGCGCTACCACCTCTTCTACCAGTGGAATCCGCTCGGCTGCAGCCACCGCAACAAGGGCTGGGGTCACGTCACCTCGACCGATCTGCTGCACTGGCAGCACGAGCCGGTGGCGCTGCTGCCCACCGAGGCCTATGAGAGCCACGGCTGCTATTCCGGCTCGGCGGTGAGCGACGAGCAGGGGCGCCTGACCCTCGTCTACACCGGCAACGTCAAATACCCGGACGGCAGCCGCACCGCCTATCAGTGTCTGGCCCGCGCCGACGGTGAGGGTGGTTTTTCCAAGCTGGGCCCCGTGCTGGATCTGCCCCAAGGCTACAGCGGCCATGTGCGGGACCCCAAGGTGTGGCACGACGGTCGGCAGTGGCTGATGGTGCTGGGAGCACGCACCCTGGACGGCAAGGGGGAAGTGCTGCTCTATCGCGGCGACGGGCTGGATGCCTGGACGTTGGTGGGCCCAATCGCCGGCAGCGGGCGCGGGGGACTGGGGGACTTTGGCTATATGTGGGAGTGCCCGGACCTGTTTGCGCTTGGTGAGCGCCATCTGCTGATCTGCTGCCCCCAGGGCATAGCCCCCCGGGGGGAGGATTACCGCAACCTCTATCAGTGCGGCTGGCTGGCGGGGCAGTTCGATGGCGAGCACTTCGCCCACGGGGCCTTCCACGAGCTGGACCGAGGCTTCGAGTTTTATGCTCCCCAGACCACCCTAGACAGTCAGGGGCGCCGCCTGCTGTTCGGCTGGCTGGGGCTACCGGAGGAGAACGAGATGAGCCAGCCCACCATCCCCTATGGCTGGATCCATCAGATGAGCTGCCCGCGGGAGCTGTTCTGGCAGGACGACTGGCTCTGCCAGCGGCCGGTGGCGGAGATCGAGGCCCTCAAGGGGGAGCTGACCCGCTTCGAGGGGGCAGTGGGCGAGCTGCCGAGCCTGGCCATCGACTCGGCCTGGCTCGATCTGGCCCTGAGCGGTGAGGGTCGTCTCGGGTTCGGGGCCCTGGCCGAGCTGGTGTGGCAGCCGGGGCGCATCGTGCTGCGGCGCCAGAACTGGCAAAGCGGGGAGTGGGAGGCGCGATCCTGCCCCTGGCTTGGGGGGAGTATCACCGTCTTGTGCGATCGCTCCAGCCTGGAGTGCTTCGTCGACGGCGGACGCCAGAGCCTGTCGACCCGCTACTTCCCGGGGGAAAATCCCGGACTTTCCGTCAGTTACGACAGCGAAGGCAGCAAAATTTGCCTTGATCACTGGCCGCTGGCGGCCTGCCTAGTACAATAG
- a CDS encoding YeeE/YedE family protein, with translation MEGQWLLSLGGGMLAGLSALILMLFNGKVAGISGILAGALQHRQAWRWLFLLGLGGGAWLALTLGWASMPAFTGLPGWPVVLLAGLLVGIGTRLGNGCTSGHGICGMGRLSLRSIVATLTFMAAGVITVFLTHHLF, from the coding sequence ATGGAAGGCCAATGGTTGCTCTCCCTGGGCGGGGGCATGCTGGCAGGGCTGTCTGCCCTGATCCTGATGCTGTTCAACGGCAAGGTGGCCGGGATCAGTGGCATCCTGGCCGGTGCCTTGCAACACAGACAGGCCTGGCGCTGGCTGTTTCTGCTGGGACTGGGGGGCGGTGCCTGGCTGGCGCTGACCCTGGGCTGGGCCAGCATGCCCGCCTTCACTGGTTTGCCCGGCTGGCCCGTCGTGCTGCTTGCCGGCCTGCTGGTGGGCATAGGCACCCGCCTTGGCAATGGTTGCACCAGCGGTCACGGCATCTGCGGCATGGGGCGGCTCTCCCTGCGCTCCATCGTCGCGACCCTGACCTTTATGGCGGCCGGTGTCATCACCGTCTTTCTGACCCACCACCTCTTCTGA
- a CDS encoding metalloregulator ArsR/SmtB family transcription factor, with product MGPFDEMTGQVTDAAALLKALAHPERLMVLCQLVEVEKGVGELLAHSQLGQSAFSQQLSVLRRQGLIRSRKVSQQIYYSLVSEAAADVLAVLQTHFCHSENKES from the coding sequence ATGGGCCCATTCGACGAGATGACCGGACAGGTGACGGACGCCGCCGCCCTGCTCAAGGCGCTGGCTCATCCCGAGCGCCTGATGGTGCTCTGCCAGCTGGTGGAAGTTGAGAAGGGGGTCGGGGAGCTGCTGGCCCACAGCCAGCTTGGGCAGTCGGCCTTCTCTCAGCAGTTGTCGGTATTGAGGCGCCAGGGGCTGATCCGCTCTCGCAAGGTCTCCCAGCAGATCTACTACTCCCTGGTGAGCGAGGCGGCCGCCGATGTGCTGGCGGTGCTGCAAACCCATTTTTGTCACTCAGAAAATAAGGAATCTTGA
- a CDS encoding efflux RND transporter periplasmic adaptor subunit, which produces MKRGWLWWAAGAGVALAALAWWWRPQGTPVKLVEVGRGDVLVTLVNTRAGTIKSCQRAGLSLPGGGVVEQIAVKAGDRVAQGDLLLTLWSEDIRADLSRARAQQALGKTQSEERCSEATYYEREARRLATLLAKNLTSRTLAEQAQNLADTRRYICRASRQQERVDEALVAQVEARLAERRLQAPFAGVVAEVNSKLGEYMTPSPPGVAMPPVIDLIDDHCLYVSAPIDEVDAARLKVGQHARVLLDAMPGRDFAAIVTRIAPYVKELEKQARTVEVEAVLTAPPGDVPLLIGYSADLEVEVTRATGVLRVAASSRADDGSVLRLEGDRLVRVQPRWGVENWNWIEVAEGLAAGDRLAAQPGQIVGEGPFTAATEQADE; this is translated from the coding sequence ATGAAGAGAGGCTGGCTGTGGTGGGCGGCGGGCGCCGGGGTGGCGCTAGCGGCCCTGGCATGGTGGTGGCGACCGCAGGGGACGCCCGTCAAGCTGGTGGAGGTCGGGCGGGGGGATGTGCTGGTGACCCTGGTCAACACCCGGGCAGGCACCATCAAGTCGTGCCAGCGGGCCGGGCTCAGTCTGCCCGGTGGCGGCGTGGTGGAGCAGATCGCCGTCAAGGCCGGGGACAGGGTGGCGCAGGGGGATCTGCTGCTGACTCTCTGGAGCGAGGACATTCGCGCCGATCTCAGCCGCGCCCGCGCCCAGCAGGCCCTCGGCAAGACCCAGAGCGAGGAGCGCTGCAGCGAGGCCACCTACTACGAGCGGGAGGCCCGGCGGCTGGCCACCCTGCTCGCCAAGAACCTCACCTCCCGCACCCTGGCCGAGCAGGCCCAGAATCTGGCCGATACCCGCCGCTATATCTGCCGGGCCTCCCGCCAGCAGGAGCGGGTCGACGAGGCGCTGGTCGCCCAGGTGGAGGCCCGCCTTGCCGAGCGCCGCCTGCAGGCCCCCTTTGCCGGCGTGGTGGCGGAGGTGAACAGCAAGCTTGGCGAATACATGACCCCCTCACCCCCAGGGGTGGCCATGCCCCCCGTTATCGATCTCATCGACGACCACTGCCTCTATGTCTCAGCCCCCATCGATGAAGTGGATGCCGCCCGCCTGAAGGTGGGCCAGCACGCCAGGGTCTTGCTCGACGCCATGCCCGGGCGCGACTTTGCCGCCATCGTCACCCGCATCGCCCCCTATGTGAAGGAGCTGGAGAAACAGGCCCGTACCGTGGAGGTGGAGGCGGTGCTGACAGCCCCGCCCGGCGACGTGCCCCTGCTTATCGGCTACAGCGCCGATCTCGAGGTGGAGGTGACCCGCGCCACCGGGGTGCTGCGGGTGGCGGCCAGCAGCCGGGCCGACGATGGCAGCGTGCTGCGGCTGGAGGGCGACCGCCTGGTGCGGGTCCAGCCCCGCTGGGGAGTGGAGAACTGGAACTGGATAGAGGTGGCCGAGGGGCTGGCCGCCGGTGACCGGCTGGCGGCCCAGCCCGGCCAGATAGTCGGGGAGGGGCCCTTCACCGCCGCCACGGAGCAGGCGGATGAGTGA
- a CDS encoding ABC transporter ATP-binding protein produces the protein MSDLIRLEAVSRRFILGGSEVAALAQVSLRVAEGEYLAVMGPSGSGKSTLLNVLGLLDRPDEGRYWLGGEDTATLSEPALAQLRGHRIGFVFQSFHLIPRLTARENVELPLMLCGVLPAERYRRSQRLLGELGLDNRADHRPAELSGGQRQRVAIARAMAMAPRLILADEPTGNLDSRSGEEVITLLEGLNREQGITLMVVTHDPRIGERAGRRILMNDGRISSDSGGG, from the coding sequence ATGAGTGACCTCATTCGCCTCGAGGCCGTCAGCCGTCGCTTCATCCTGGGGGGCAGCGAGGTGGCGGCCCTCGCGCAAGTCTCCTTGCGGGTCGCCGAGGGGGAGTATCTGGCGGTGATGGGCCCCTCGGGTTCGGGCAAGTCGACCCTGCTCAACGTGCTGGGGTTGCTGGACCGGCCAGACGAGGGGCGTTACTGGCTGGGAGGGGAGGATACCGCCACCCTGTCTGAACCGGCGCTGGCCCAGTTGCGCGGCCATCGCATCGGCTTCGTGTTCCAGTCGTTTCATCTCATCCCCCGCCTGACCGCCCGGGAAAACGTCGAGCTGCCGCTGATGCTGTGCGGCGTCCTTCCCGCCGAGCGCTACCGCCGCAGCCAGCGCCTGCTGGGGGAACTGGGGCTGGACAATCGGGCCGACCACAGGCCGGCCGAGCTCTCCGGCGGTCAGCGCCAGCGGGTGGCCATCGCCCGGGCCATGGCCATGGCGCCGCGCCTCATCCTGGCGGACGAGCCCACCGGCAATCTCGACTCCCGCTCCGGGGAGGAGGTGATCACCCTGCTCGAGGGGCTCAACCGGGAGCAGGGCATTACCCTGATGGTGGTGACCCACGATCCCCGCATCGGCGAGCGGGCGGGCAGGCGGATCCTGATGAACGATGGCCGCATCAGCAGCGACAGCGGTGGGGGCTGA
- a CDS encoding aminoimidazole riboside kinase, translated as MQQWSSKVGNRVWVMGDAVVDLIPEGELHYLKCPGGAPANVAVGVARLGGESAFIGRVGADPFGRFMAETLVAEGVDIRHLTQDPAHRTSTVLVDLDEAGERSFTFMVHPSADQFLSPADLPVFQAGQWLLTCSIALANEPVRGSCLQAMATIKAVGGRVCFDPNLRPEVWGNPAEMLPQVSAAMALADVVKLSVEELQLLSGEDDLAAGLATITGPALVLVTRGAAGVVARLGGEQLEWVGPKVTPLDTTGAGDAFVAGLLVALAERTSLPTLAELPAILAQAHGCGALATTAKGAMTALPTRTELDAFLLLGAIERKRPLICG; from the coding sequence ATGCAGCAGTGGAGTAGCAAGGTGGGGAATCGTGTGTGGGTAATGGGGGATGCGGTGGTGGATCTTATCCCGGAAGGGGAGCTGCACTACCTCAAGTGTCCGGGCGGTGCGCCCGCCAACGTGGCGGTGGGGGTGGCGCGGCTCGGCGGTGAATCGGCCTTTATCGGTCGGGTCGGCGCCGATCCCTTCGGCCGCTTTATGGCCGAGACCCTGGTGGCCGAGGGCGTCGATATCCGTCATCTGACCCAGGATCCGGCCCATCGTACCTCCACGGTGCTGGTGGATCTCGATGAGGCAGGGGAGCGTAGCTTCACCTTTATGGTGCACCCGAGCGCCGATCAGTTCCTGAGCCCCGCCGATCTGCCGGTCTTCCAGGCCGGGCAGTGGCTGCTGACCTGCTCCATCGCGCTGGCCAACGAACCGGTGCGCGGCAGCTGTCTGCAGGCCATGGCGACCATCAAGGCGGTCGGGGGGCGGGTCTGTTTCGACCCCAACCTGAGGCCCGAGGTGTGGGGCAATCCGGCCGAGATGCTGCCGCAGGTAAGCGCGGCCATGGCCCTGGCGGACGTGGTCAAGCTCTCGGTGGAGGAGCTTCAACTGCTGAGCGGCGAGGATGATCTGGCTGCGGGGCTCGCCACCATAACGGGGCCGGCGCTGGTGCTGGTGACCCGGGGGGCGGCCGGTGTGGTGGCCCGCCTGGGTGGCGAGCAACTGGAGTGGGTGGGGCCAAAAGTGACCCCGCTCGACACCACGGGGGCGGGGGACGCCTTCGTCGCCGGACTGCTGGTGGCACTGGCCGAACGGACCTCGCTGCCGACGCTGGCCGAGCTGCCCGCCATCCTGGCCCAGGCCCACGGCTGTGGGGCGCTTGCCACCACCGCCAAGGGGGCCATGACGGCGCTGCCGACCCGCACCGAACTGGATGCCTTTTTGCTATTGGGCGCGATCGAGCGCAAGCGGCCGTTGATCTGCGGCTAG
- a CDS encoding YeeE/YedE family protein, with product MRLLTSLLAGLLFGLGMAISGMVDPARVIAFLDLAGDWDPSLAFVMGGALLVFMPGYFLLVKPRSRSLLGEPIVAVPPPLLDSSLVGGATLFGIGWGLVGICPGPALSLISSGQPMILLFIVAMVAGILLFDKGVARGWGKVSPSRSR from the coding sequence ATGAGATTGCTGACAAGTTTGCTCGCGGGTTTGCTGTTCGGGTTGGGGATGGCCATCTCCGGCATGGTGGATCCGGCCCGGGTCATCGCCTTTCTCGATCTGGCGGGAGACTGGGATCCCAGCCTCGCCTTCGTGATGGGGGGGGCCCTGCTGGTCTTCATGCCGGGCTACTTCCTGCTGGTGAAGCCTCGCAGTCGGAGCCTGCTGGGGGAACCCATCGTCGCAGTGCCACCCCCCCTGCTGGATAGCTCCCTGGTAGGCGGAGCCACCCTGTTCGGCATCGGCTGGGGGCTGGTGGGCATCTGCCCCGGGCCGGCCCTGAGCCTCATCTCCAGCGGCCAGCCCATGATATTGCTCTTCATCGTGGCCATGGTGGCCGGGATACTGTTGTTTGATAAGGGGGTGGCGAGGGGATGGGGCAAGGTGAGCCCATCCCGTTCCCGCTGA